Proteins encoded by one window of Lepus europaeus isolate LE1 chromosome 12 unlocalized genomic scaffold, mLepTim1.pri SUPER_12_unloc_1, whole genome shotgun sequence:
- the LOC133754278 gene encoding testin-like yields the protein MDLDAKMKKMGLGHEQGFGAPCLKCKDKCEGFELHFWRKICRNCKCGQEEHDVLLSNEEDRKVGRLFEDTKYTTLIAKLKTDGIPMYERNVMILTNPVAAKKNVSINTVTYEWAPPVQNQALARQYMQMLPKEKQPVAGSEGAQYRKKQLAKQLPAHDQDPSKCHELSPKEVKEMEQFVKKYKSEALGVGGVKLPYEMGSPSPDKLYIPAGDRSTPAAMGPMENKSAEYKGTQYFCYCCKLSMKEGDPAIYAERAGYDKLWHPACFVCSTCSELLVDMIYFWKNGKLFCGRHYCDSEKPRCAGCDELIFSNEYTQAENQNWHLKHFCCFDCDNILAGEIYVMVNDKPVCKPCYVKNHAVVCQGCHNAIDPEVQRVTYNDFSWHASTQCFLCSCCSKCLIGQKFMPVEGMVFCSVECKKMMS from the coding sequence ATGGACCTGGACGCCAAGATGAAGAAGATGGGCTTAGGTCACGAGCAAGGATTTGGAGCACCCTGTTTAAAATGCAAAGACAAATGTGAAGGATTTGAACTGCACTTCTGGAGAAAAATATGTCGTAACTGCAAGTGTGGCCAAGAAGAACATGACGTCCTCTTAAGCAATGAAGAGGACAGAAAAGTGGGGcgactttttgaagacaccaagTATACCACTCTGATCGCAAAGCTAAAGACGGATGGAATTCCCATGTATGAACGCAATGTTATGATACTGACCAATCCAGTTGCTGCCAAGAAGAATGTCTCCATCAACACAGTCACCTATGAATGGGCTCCTCCTGTCCAGAACCAGGCACTGGCCAGACAGTACATGCAGATGCTGCCCAAGGAGAAACAGCCAGTGGCAGGCTCGGAAGGGGCACAGTACCGAAAGAAGCAGCTGGCAAAGCAGCTCCCCGCACATGACCAGGACCCTTCCAAGTGCCATGAGTTATCTCCCAAAGAGGTGAAGGAGATGGAGCAGTTTGTGAAGAAATACAAGAGTGAGGCACTGGGCGTAGGAGGTGTGAAACTTCCCTATGAGATGGGTAGTCCCAGCCCCGACAAACTCTACATCCCCGCGGGGGACAGAAGCACCCCGGCAGCCATGGGGCCCATGGAGAACAAATCTGCCGAGTACAAAGGAACTCAGTATTTCTGCTATTGCTGCAAGCTGAGCATGAAGGAGGGCGACCCCGCCATCTATGCTGAGAGGGCCGGCTACGATAAACTGTGGCACCCAGCGTGTTTTGTCTGCAGCACTTGCTCTGAACTGCTGGTCGACATGATTTATTTCTGGAAGAACGGGAAGCTGTTCTGCGGCAGACACTACTGTGACAGCGAGAAACCCCGATGTGCCGGCTGTGATGAGCTGATATTCAGCAATGAGTATACCCAGGCAGAAAACCAGAATTggcatctgaaacacttctgctgCTTTGACTGTGACAACATCCTGGCTGGCGAAATATACGTGATGGTCAATGACAAGCCTGTGTGCAAGCCCTGCTACGTGAAGAACCACGCTGTGGTGTGTCAgggatgccacaatgccatcgaCCCAGAAGTGCAGCGGGTAACCTACAACGATTTCAGCTGGCATGCCTCCACACAGTGCTTTCTGTGTTCCTGTTGCAGCAAGTGTCTCATTGGGCAGAAGTTCATGCCAGTAGAGGGCATGGTTTTCTGTTCAGTGGAGTGCAAGAAGATGATGTCTTAA
- the LOC133754281 gene encoding testin-like — protein MDLDAKMKKMGLGHEQGFGAPCLKCKDKCEGFELHFWRKICRNCKCGQEEHDVLLSNEEDRKVGRLFEDTKYTTLIAKLKTDGIPMYERNVMILTNPVAAKKNVSINTVTYEWAPPVQNQALARQYMQMLPKEKQPVAGSEGAQYRKKQLAKQLPAHDQDPSKCHELSPKEVKEMEQFVKKYKSEALGVGGVKLPYEMGSPSPDKLYIPAGDRSTPAAMGPMENKSAEYKGTQYFCYCCKLSMKEGDPAIYAERAGYDKLWHPACFVCSTCSELLVDMIYFWKNGKLFCGRHYCDSEKPRCAGCDELIFSNEYTQAENQNWHLKHFCCFDCDNILAGEIYVMVNDKPVCKPCYVKNHAVVCQGCHNAIDPEVQRVTYNDFSWHASTQCFLCSCCSKCLIGQKFMPVEGMVFCSVECKKMMS, from the coding sequence ATGGACCTGGACGCCAAGATGAAGAAGATGGGCTTAGGTCACGAGCAAGGATTTGGAGCACCCTGTTTAAAATGCAAAGACAAATGTGAAGGATTTGAACTGCACTTCTGGAGAAAAATATGTCGTAACTGCAAGTGTGGCCAAGAAGAACATGACGTCCTCTTAAGCAATGAAGAGGACAGAAAAGTGGGGcgactttttgaagacaccaagTATACCACTCTGATCGCAAAGCTAAAGACGGATGGAATTCCCATGTATGAACGCAATGTTATGATACTGACCAATCCAGTTGCTGCCAAGAAGAATGTCTCCATCAACACAGTCACCTATGAATGGGCTCCTCCTGTCCAGAACCAGGCACTGGCCAGACAGTACATGCAGATGCTGCCCAAGGAGAAACAGCCAGTGGCAGGCTCGGAAGGGGCACAGTACCGAAAGAAGCAGCTGGCAAAGCAGCTCCCCGCACATGACCAGGACCCTTCCAAGTGCCATGAGTTATCTCCCAAAGAGGTGAAGGAGATGGAGCAGTTTGTGAAGAAATACAAGAGTGAGGCACTGGGCGTAGGAGGTGTGAAACTTCCCTATGAGATGGGTAGTCCCAGCCCCGACAAACTCTACATCCCTGCGGGGGACAGAAGCACCCCGGCAGCCATGGGGCCCATGGAGAACAAATCTGCCGAGTACAAAGGAACTCAGTATTTCTGCTATTGCTGCAAGCTGAGCATGAAGGAGGGCGACCCCGCCATCTATGCTGAGAGGGCCGGCTACGATAAACTGTGGCACCCAGCGTGTTTTGTCTGCAGCACTTGCTCTGAACTGCTGGTCGACATGATTTATTTCTGGAAGAACGGGAAGCTGTTCTGCGGCAGACACTACTGTGACAGCGAGAAACCCCGATGTGCCGGCTGTGATGAGCTGATATTCAGCAATGAGTATACCCAGGCAGAAAACCAGAATTggcatctgaaacacttctgctgCTTTGACTGTGACAACATCCTGGCTGGCGAAATATACGTGATGGTCAATGACAAGCCTGTGTGCAAGCCCTGCTACGTGAAGAACCACGCTGTGGTGTGTCAgggatgccacaatgccatcgaCCCAGAAGTGCAGCGGGTAACCTACAACGATTTCAGCTGGCATGCCTCCACACAGTGCTTTCTGTGTTCCTGTTGCAGCAAGTGTCTCATTGGGCAGAAGTTCATGCCAGTAGAGGGCATGGTTTTCTGTTCAGTGGAGTGCAAGAAGATGATGTCTTAA